A genomic segment from Myxococcota bacterium encodes:
- a CDS encoding cytochrome P450, protein MVDDDGRSLVDPLSYAQNGYPHALWTRLRNESPVQKFEPAGWPAFWAVTKHADIRDVSKQPDVFLNEPGMTIVDLESLRRQEAGNAPQMKTIINMDPPEHRKFRAVASPFFTPRALERLDAVVDATARKVVDALGDEGECDFVTEVASIYPLKIIARILGVPEEDEPFILRLTNELFGSADPEFQRSENHEEHIRTLFMDFYKYFTRVIESRRASPTDDLASMIANARVDGAPMGEIETLGYYLITFTAGHETTRGAIGGGLEALVRNPTARARWAREPKLTRLAIDEIMRWVTPVNTMMRTAASDCTLNGQRIRKGDRLVLFYASANRDEDVFEAPLELRLDRHPNPHLAFGIGEHFCLGAHLARKTSGRLFQELVSRLDSVELTAPPQHVASNLVPGFKHMPIRYRMRKSAAAA, encoded by the coding sequence ATGGTCGACGACGACGGACGCAGCCTGGTCGATCCGCTGAGCTACGCGCAGAACGGCTACCCGCACGCGCTGTGGACGCGGCTCCGCAACGAGTCGCCCGTGCAGAAGTTCGAGCCGGCCGGCTGGCCGGCGTTCTGGGCGGTGACGAAGCACGCCGACATCCGCGACGTCTCGAAGCAGCCCGACGTCTTCCTCAACGAGCCGGGCATGACGATCGTCGACCTCGAGTCGCTGCGGCGCCAGGAGGCCGGCAACGCGCCGCAGATGAAGACGATCATCAACATGGACCCGCCCGAACATCGCAAGTTCCGCGCCGTGGCGAGCCCGTTCTTCACACCGCGTGCGCTCGAGCGCCTCGACGCGGTGGTCGACGCGACGGCGCGCAAGGTCGTCGACGCGCTCGGCGACGAGGGCGAGTGCGACTTCGTCACCGAGGTCGCCTCGATCTACCCGCTCAAGATCATCGCGCGCATCCTCGGCGTTCCCGAGGAGGACGAGCCCTTCATCCTGCGGCTCACGAACGAGCTGTTCGGCAGCGCGGACCCCGAGTTCCAGCGTTCGGAGAACCACGAGGAGCACATCCGCACGCTCTTCATGGACTTCTACAAGTACTTCACGCGCGTGATCGAGAGCCGACGCGCGAGCCCGACGGACGACCTCGCGAGCATGATCGCGAACGCCCGCGTCGACGGTGCGCCGATGGGCGAGATCGAGACGCTCGGGTACTACCTCATCACGTTCACGGCGGGGCACGAGACGACGCGCGGCGCGATCGGCGGCGGGCTCGAGGCGCTCGTGCGCAACCCGACGGCGCGCGCGCGCTGGGCGCGCGAGCCGAAGCTCACGCGCCTCGCGATCGACGAGATCATGCGCTGGGTGACGCCCGTGAACACGATGATGCGCACCGCGGCGAGCGACTGCACGCTGAACGGCCAGCGCATCCGCAAGGGCGACCGGCTCGTGCTCTTCTACGCGTCGGCCAACCGCGACGAGGACGTCTTCGAGGCGCCGCTCGAGCTGCGGCTCGACCGCCACCCGAACCCGCACCTCGCGTTCGGCATCGGCGAGCACTTCTGCCTGGGCGCGCACCTCGCGCGCAAGACGAGCGGACGCCTGTTCCAGGAGCTCGTGTCGCGGCTCGATTCGGTCGAGCTCACGGCGCCGCCGCAGCACGTCGCGTCGAACCTCGTTCCCGGCTTCAAGCACATGCCGATCCGCTATCGCATGCGGAAGTCGGCGGCGGCGGCGTGA
- a CDS encoding acetyl-CoA acetyltransferase, producing the protein MAAGSRPVLAGVAQWIARDLDPASSPDPGVLMAQLAHQAAEDAGGGRRLLERIDTVGLIPVAGWAPENGPRRIAEEIGVAAAKEIETGTGGEIGLTLVNAVAERIARGESGVALVTGCNLFRVLEDAGRTGAMPEWVTPGALDPDSPKPARTGAPEVLGHSKMGHDAHEARHGLDAPIHVYPLIENALRARRGRSLDAHRDALGRLFAPFTRVAAKNPYAWFPVERSARELVEPTGANRMIAYPYTKYLNAVLATNQAAALLLCSEEEADRLGIARERRVHWLGGAHTEERAWLVSQRPEVGGAPSMRACAERLGARTGLAAADFDALDFYSCFPVAVELACEAYGVAEDDPRGLTVTGGLPYAGGPGSAYTLHSVAAMAERLRERPGARGLTTGNGWYLTKHSACAWASGDPGAAPAARAAERDEPAVAGPEPLAREDAARGPARVVAYTVDYDRSGAPARGIVVGETDAGRRFVANTPDDPAWLADFAAEERVGATGTVAPDGARLRFDAR; encoded by the coding sequence GTGGCCGCAGGCTCTCGACCGGTGCTGGCAGGCGTGGCGCAGTGGATCGCCCGCGACCTCGACCCGGCCAGCTCGCCCGACCCGGGCGTGCTCATGGCGCAGCTCGCCCACCAGGCCGCGGAGGACGCGGGCGGCGGCCGCCGGCTCCTCGAGCGGATCGACACGGTCGGCCTGATCCCGGTCGCGGGCTGGGCCCCCGAGAACGGGCCGCGCCGCATCGCCGAGGAGATCGGCGTCGCGGCCGCGAAGGAGATCGAGACCGGGACGGGCGGCGAGATCGGCCTCACGCTCGTCAACGCCGTCGCCGAGCGCATCGCGCGCGGCGAGAGCGGCGTCGCGCTCGTCACCGGCTGCAACCTCTTCCGCGTGCTCGAGGACGCGGGGCGCACGGGCGCGATGCCCGAGTGGGTGACGCCCGGTGCGCTCGACCCCGATTCCCCGAAGCCCGCGCGCACGGGCGCGCCCGAGGTGCTCGGCCACTCGAAGATGGGACACGACGCGCACGAGGCGCGCCACGGCCTCGACGCGCCGATCCACGTCTACCCGCTGATCGAGAACGCGCTGCGCGCGCGGCGCGGGCGCTCGCTCGACGCGCACCGCGACGCGCTCGGCCGGCTCTTCGCGCCGTTCACGCGCGTCGCCGCGAAGAACCCCTACGCGTGGTTCCCGGTCGAGCGCTCGGCGCGCGAGCTCGTCGAGCCGACCGGCGCGAACCGCATGATCGCCTACCCGTACACGAAGTACCTGAACGCCGTGCTCGCGACGAACCAGGCGGCCGCGCTGCTGCTCTGCTCGGAGGAGGAAGCCGACCGGCTCGGCATCGCGCGCGAGCGGCGCGTGCACTGGCTCGGCGGCGCGCACACCGAGGAGCGCGCGTGGCTCGTGAGCCAGCGTCCCGAGGTGGGCGGCGCGCCGTCGATGCGCGCGTGCGCGGAGCGGCTCGGCGCGCGCACCGGGCTCGCGGCCGCCGACTTCGACGCGCTCGACTTCTACAGCTGCTTCCCGGTCGCCGTCGAGCTCGCGTGCGAGGCCTACGGCGTCGCCGAGGACGACCCGCGCGGGCTCACGGTGACGGGCGGGCTCCCGTACGCCGGCGGCCCGGGCAGCGCGTACACGCTGCACTCGGTCGCGGCGATGGCCGAGCGCCTGCGCGAGCGCCCGGGCGCGCGCGGCCTCACGACGGGCAACGGCTGGTACCTGACGAAGCACTCCGCCTGCGCGTGGGCGAGCGGCGACCCGGGCGCCGCGCCCGCCGCGCGCGCGGCCGAGCGCGACGAGCCCGCGGTCGCCGGCCCCGAGCCGCTCGCGCGCGAAGACGCGGCGCGCGGCCCGGCGCGCGTCGTCGCCTACACCGTCGACTACGATCGCAGCGGCGCGCCCGCGCGCGGCATCGTCGTCGGCGAGACCGACGCGGGCCGCCGCTTCGTCGCGAACACGCCGGACGATCCGGCGTGGCTCGCGGACTTCGCCGCCGAGGAGCGCGTCGGCGCGACGGGCACCGTCGCGCCGGACGGCGCGAGGCTCCGCTTCGACGCGCGCTGA
- a CDS encoding amidohydrolase family protein: MERHVLVSADCHAGPLPDQARGYVDPKYREAFDRWLADEPAKLARRADHTGAAIYGDEAVAEFGTEGAVRGGGMDGAWDSKRRRDEMAGDGVAAEVIFPGGSLETVSPFDAGLMTYQYEQPAELWLEGCRAYNRWLADFCAEAKGLRAGVGLVTVDDVETTVRDIRWQREHGLTGGIVLPVHTNGQPYYNHPRYEPLWSVCEDLDVPIHTHSGWTPNYGDLPGSLGIFLYEIGWWAHRAFHFLAWSGVFERHPRLRFVMTEQGATWVVDALAQLDAQYELPMFRHMRRELPQRPSDYFRRNAWVGAAFMDEDVVRVRHEIGVDKLMWGSDYPHIEGTWPHTAEKLAATFAGVPRDEVVAMLGGTAAAVYGFDADVLARAAAEVGPPLASIGADA, encoded by the coding sequence ATGGAGCGCCACGTCCTCGTCTCCGCAGACTGCCACGCCGGTCCGCTCCCCGACCAGGCGCGCGGCTACGTCGACCCGAAGTACCGCGAGGCCTTCGACCGCTGGCTCGCCGACGAGCCTGCGAAGCTCGCCCGCCGCGCCGACCACACGGGCGCCGCGATCTACGGCGACGAGGCCGTGGCCGAGTTCGGCACCGAGGGCGCCGTGCGCGGCGGCGGGATGGACGGCGCGTGGGACTCGAAGCGCCGGCGCGACGAGATGGCGGGCGACGGCGTCGCGGCCGAGGTGATCTTCCCGGGCGGCAGCCTCGAGACGGTCTCGCCCTTCGACGCCGGCCTCATGACCTACCAGTACGAGCAGCCCGCCGAGCTGTGGCTCGAAGGCTGCCGCGCCTACAACCGCTGGCTCGCGGACTTCTGCGCCGAGGCGAAGGGGCTGCGCGCGGGCGTCGGGCTCGTCACGGTCGACGATGTCGAGACGACGGTGCGCGACATCCGCTGGCAGCGCGAGCACGGGCTCACCGGCGGCATCGTGCTGCCCGTCCACACGAACGGACAGCCGTACTACAACCATCCGCGCTACGAGCCGCTGTGGTCGGTGTGCGAGGACCTCGACGTCCCGATCCACACGCACTCGGGCTGGACGCCGAACTACGGCGACCTTCCGGGCTCGCTCGGCATCTTCCTGTACGAGATCGGCTGGTGGGCGCACCGCGCCTTCCACTTCCTCGCGTGGTCGGGCGTCTTCGAGCGACATCCGCGGCTGCGCTTCGTGATGACGGAGCAGGGCGCGACGTGGGTCGTCGACGCGCTCGCGCAGCTCGACGCGCAGTACGAGCTCCCGATGTTCCGCCACATGCGCCGCGAGCTCCCGCAAAGGCCGAGCGACTACTTCCGCCGCAACGCGTGGGTCGGTGCCGCGTTCATGGACGAGGACGTCGTGCGCGTGCGACACGAGATCGGCGTCGACAAGCTGATGTGGGGCTCGGACTATCCGCACATCGAAGGCACGTGGCCGCACACGGCCGAGAAGCTCGCGGCCACGTTCGCCGGCGTGCCGCGCGACGAGGTGGTCGCGATGCTGGGCGGCACGGCGGCCGCCGTCTACGGGTTCGACGCCGACGTGCTCGCGCGCGCAGCCGCCGAGGTGGGCCCGCCGCTCGCTTCGATCGGGGCGGACGCGTGA
- a CDS encoding cytochrome P450, whose amino-acid sequence MHDAVDASAVLDRATIDAPHPFYRALRERGPIHRVGATGVHLVVRWDAIEEALGREADFSANLTGVLIRAPGGEPAVFELPSTGATDVIATADEPAHGVHRGLLQPHLRDALVAALEPRLRTWARDAIDAFVARGGGDFAADVAELVPARTVVALLDLAESDVANVRRWAMMGGDMLAGDVDAARMATLGAETAKMAAFLGERLERARAELERAERERGDARAPASLAHVLARGARDGTVDATHAVGIALVLFGAAGESTASLVGNAARLLAEQPALAARLRAEPALVPRFVEEVVRLEPPFKGHYRAVRRACTLAGAALAPGDRLFLAWASANRDAAVVEAPDELRLDRRFPKRHMGFGRGSHFCIGAHLARLEGRVVVEELLARTSDVALDPARPPAYTHSMFVRRHDRLPLVVRAAAD is encoded by the coding sequence ATGCACGACGCCGTCGACGCGAGCGCCGTGCTCGACCGGGCGACGATCGACGCGCCCCATCCCTTCTACCGCGCGCTGCGCGAGCGCGGCCCGATCCACCGCGTCGGCGCGACGGGCGTGCACCTCGTCGTGCGTTGGGACGCGATCGAGGAGGCGCTCGGTCGCGAGGCGGACTTCTCGGCGAACCTGACGGGCGTGCTCATCCGCGCGCCCGGCGGCGAGCCGGCGGTGTTCGAGCTCCCGAGCACGGGCGCGACGGACGTGATCGCGACGGCCGACGAGCCCGCGCACGGCGTGCACCGCGGGCTCCTCCAGCCGCACCTGCGCGACGCACTCGTCGCCGCGCTCGAGCCGCGGCTGCGCACGTGGGCGCGCGACGCGATCGACGCGTTCGTCGCGCGCGGCGGCGGCGACTTCGCGGCGGACGTCGCCGAGCTCGTGCCGGCGCGCACCGTGGTCGCCCTGCTCGACCTCGCCGAGAGCGACGTCGCGAACGTGCGGCGCTGGGCGATGATGGGCGGCGACATGCTCGCGGGCGACGTCGACGCCGCGCGCATGGCGACGCTCGGCGCCGAGACGGCGAAGATGGCGGCCTTCCTCGGCGAGCGGCTCGAGCGCGCGCGCGCCGAGCTCGAGCGCGCCGAGCGCGAGCGCGGCGATGCGCGCGCCCCCGCCTCGCTCGCGCACGTGCTCGCGCGCGGCGCGCGCGACGGCACCGTCGACGCGACGCACGCCGTCGGCATCGCGCTCGTGCTCTTCGGCGCGGCGGGCGAGTCGACGGCGAGCCTCGTCGGCAACGCCGCGCGCCTGCTCGCGGAGCAGCCCGCGCTCGCCGCGCGGCTTCGCGCCGAGCCCGCGCTCGTGCCGCGCTTCGTCGAGGAGGTCGTGCGGCTCGAGCCGCCGTTCAAGGGGCACTACCGCGCGGTGCGGAGGGCGTGCACGCTCGCGGGCGCCGCGCTCGCGCCGGGCGACCGGCTGTTCCTCGCGTGGGCGTCGGCGAACCGCGACGCCGCGGTCGTCGAGGCGCCCGACGAGCTGCGGCTCGACCGCCGCTTCCCGAAGCGCCACATGGGCTTCGGACGCGGGAGCCACTTCTGCATCGGGGCGCACCTCGCGCGGCTCGAAGGGCGCGTCGTCGTCGAGGAGCTGCTCGCGCGCACGAGCGACGTCGCGCTCGATCCGGCGCGCCCGCCCGCCTACACGCACAGCATGTTCGTGCGCCGCCACGACCGGCTCCCGCTCGTCGTGCGCGCCGCCGCCGACTAG
- a CDS encoding sulfatase, translating to MTRARPAAPSAVVRTAVAAAVALALALACDARSDAGAAARCTGCNLVVVSLDTVRADHLGCYGHARDTMPATCAFFADGIRFAHAISQAPWTAPAHASMFTGRLPAAHGVVAGPTPAPLGDALPTLFSILRERGYATLAVHGGGYLRAALPAHALDVDVVIPLLRQGPAFEAIRSALEGAPDGRPFFLFVHAFDPHTHYKPRENHFAERDAALDRRAYGEGVCEFEDLPDGSRRLDPARIPRDPDDWRYIETLYDSEIYEADATLGRLWELLRDTGRLERTVVAFTSDHGEEFFDHGSCEHVKTVYDELLHVPLLVRGPGLAARVDERRVPASTGLAPTLLDALGIDPRPFAFDAPSLLDPDVDPGPILSETRFHYDGRRLALAAASDARGKLLRDGDGPTIAFDLEADPHERAPLAEGDPRRGALAPLARALDAYAAGMAAQSAAGEAAASGAALDCETIEQLRSLGYLGPDAERERCP from the coding sequence GTGACGCGCGCGCGCCCCGCGGCGCCGTCGGCCGTCGTGCGCACGGCGGTCGCGGCGGCCGTCGCACTCGCGCTCGCGCTCGCGTGCGATGCGCGCTCCGACGCCGGCGCGGCGGCGCGCTGCACCGGCTGCAACCTCGTCGTCGTCTCGCTCGACACCGTGCGCGCCGACCACCTCGGCTGCTACGGCCACGCGCGCGACACGATGCCCGCCACGTGCGCGTTCTTCGCCGACGGCATCCGCTTCGCGCACGCCATCTCGCAGGCGCCGTGGACGGCGCCCGCGCACGCCTCGATGTTCACGGGCCGCCTCCCGGCCGCGCACGGCGTCGTCGCCGGCCCGACGCCCGCGCCGCTCGGCGACGCGCTGCCCACGCTCTTCTCGATCCTGCGCGAGCGAGGCTATGCGACGCTCGCCGTGCACGGCGGCGGCTACCTGCGCGCCGCCCTCCCCGCGCACGCGCTCGACGTCGACGTCGTGATCCCGCTGCTGCGCCAGGGCCCCGCGTTCGAGGCGATCCGCAGCGCACTCGAGGGCGCGCCCGACGGCCGCCCGTTCTTCCTGTTCGTGCACGCGTTCGACCCGCACACGCACTACAAGCCGCGCGAGAACCACTTCGCGGAGCGCGACGCCGCGCTCGACCGCCGCGCGTACGGCGAGGGCGTGTGCGAGTTCGAGGACCTCCCCGACGGCTCGCGCCGCCTCGACCCCGCGCGCATCCCGCGCGACCCCGACGACTGGCGCTACATCGAGACGCTCTACGACAGCGAGATCTACGAGGCCGACGCGACGCTCGGCCGCCTGTGGGAGCTGCTGCGCGACACCGGGCGACTCGAGCGCACGGTGGTCGCGTTCACGTCGGACCACGGCGAGGAGTTCTTCGACCACGGGAGCTGCGAGCACGTGAAGACCGTCTACGACGAGCTGCTGCACGTGCCGCTGCTCGTGCGCGGGCCGGGCCTCGCGGCGCGCGTCGACGAGCGCCGCGTTCCCGCGTCGACGGGCCTCGCGCCGACGTTGCTCGACGCGCTCGGCATCGACCCGCGGCCCTTCGCGTTCGACGCGCCGAGCCTGCTCGACCCCGACGTCGACCCGGGGCCGATCCTGTCCGAGACGCGCTTCCACTACGACGGCCGCCGGCTCGCGCTCGCCGCGGCGAGCGACGCGCGCGGCAAGCTGCTGCGCGACGGCGACGGCCCGACGATCGCGTTCGACCTCGAAGCCGACCCGCACGAGCGCGCGCCGCTCGCCGAGGGCGACCCGCGGCGCGGCGCGCTCGCGCCGCTCGCGCGCGCACTCGACGCGTATGCCGCGGGAATGGCGGCGCAGTCCGCGGCCGGGGAAGCGGCGGCTTCCGGCGCGGCGCTCGACTGTGAGACCATCGAGCAGCTGCGCTCGCTCGGCTACCTCGGCCCCGATGCCGAGCGCGAGCGCTGTCCCTGA
- a CDS encoding SDR family oxidoreductase, producing MFDLTGRCAVVTGAGQGIGAGIAGHLAARGARVLVNDLDAAKAAATADAIRARGGDAAPLPFDVTRLDDVVAALRAQPVDIVVNNAGNAGSTRMVPTPFREMDPSQWDGPLDVNLYGVLHTTHAVLPGMCERGFGRIIGISSGAGVVGLSLGVAPYGAGKAGALALLRHVAIENARLGVTANSIALGLMEMVGADRSVTDALERTIPAGRLGTGDDVGAACVWLASDEASWVTGQTIHVNGGSVTT from the coding sequence ATGTTCGATCTCACGGGACGCTGCGCGGTGGTGACGGGCGCGGGACAGGGCATCGGCGCGGGCATCGCCGGCCACCTCGCGGCGCGCGGTGCGCGCGTGCTCGTGAACGACCTCGACGCGGCGAAGGCGGCGGCCACGGCGGACGCGATCCGCGCGCGCGGCGGCGACGCCGCGCCGCTGCCCTTCGACGTCACCCGGCTCGACGACGTCGTCGCGGCGCTGCGCGCGCAGCCCGTCGACATCGTCGTCAACAACGCCGGCAACGCGGGCTCGACGCGCATGGTGCCGACGCCGTTCCGCGAGATGGATCCCTCGCAGTGGGACGGCCCGCTCGACGTGAACCTCTACGGCGTGCTGCACACGACGCACGCCGTGCTGCCCGGCATGTGCGAGCGCGGCTTCGGTCGCATCATCGGCATCTCGTCGGGCGCGGGCGTCGTCGGGCTCTCGCTCGGCGTCGCGCCCTACGGCGCGGGCAAGGCCGGCGCACTCGCCCTGCTCCGCCACGTCGCGATCGAGAACGCACGGCTCGGTGTGACGGCGAACTCGATCGCCCTCGGGCTCATGGAGATGGTCGGCGCCGATCGCAGCGTGACCGACGCGCTCGAGCGCACGATCCCCGCCGGCCGCCTCGGCACGGGCGACGACGTCGGCGCCGCGTGCGTGTGGCTCGCGTCGGACGAGGCGAGCTGGGTGACGGGCCAGACGATCCACGTGAACGGCGGGTCGGTGACGACGTGA
- a CDS encoding nuclear transport factor 2 family protein: protein MRAGTWESHHAITTLMYRYAECVDRADFDGLSGLFAHGRLRSTAAAESDEGMRGEAIGRFYAATNRVHDDGTLRTRHLTTNVLVDIDEANDAASARAYFLVLQATPKLPFQPIVAGRYEDRFERVGGAWRFADRLIHVDQIGNMSEHLSFDLARGGVRFDEVVGGRD from the coding sequence ATGCGGGCCGGAACCTGGGAGAGCCACCACGCGATCACGACGCTCATGTACCGGTATGCGGAGTGCGTCGACCGCGCCGACTTCGACGGCCTGTCGGGTCTCTTCGCGCACGGAAGGCTGCGCTCGACGGCGGCGGCCGAGAGCGACGAGGGCATGCGCGGCGAGGCGATCGGCCGCTTCTACGCAGCGACGAACCGCGTGCACGACGACGGCACGCTGCGCACGCGCCACCTCACGACCAACGTGCTCGTCGACATCGACGAGGCGAACGACGCGGCGAGCGCGCGCGCGTACTTCCTCGTGCTGCAGGCGACGCCGAAGCTCCCGTTCCAGCCGATCGTGGCCGGCCGCTACGAAGATCGCTTCGAGCGCGTCGGCGGCGCGTGGCGCTTCGCCGACCGGCTGATCCACGTCGACCAGATCGGGAACATGTCCGAGCACCTGAGCTTCGACCTCGCGCGCGGCGGCGTGCGCTTCGACGAGGTCGTCGGCGGGCGCGACTGA
- a CDS encoding EthD domain-containing protein: MEKVVYLLGLGASGAAESDGRDARDARIALRERLLALAEPLAAAGARRARAAVADIDDARADASFRLDAHGHGDAAVSLWLDSIDARGPVERALAGAAARCAGYLVTESVPLAPAAGVAPGARIPGVALVTSFDKPAALDDDAFYARWHGSHTPLSLEIHPLLHYVRNAVVRPLTPGAPPLRAIVSEAVASVDVIADPAVFYGSEEGRARAVADLRTFVDFRSLATALMSEYVLVA, from the coding sequence GTGGAGAAGGTGGTCTACCTGCTCGGGCTCGGGGCGAGCGGCGCAGCGGAGAGCGACGGGCGCGATGCGCGCGACGCGCGCATCGCGCTCCGCGAGCGGCTCCTCGCGCTCGCCGAGCCGCTCGCCGCCGCGGGCGCGCGGCGTGCCCGCGCGGCGGTCGCCGACATCGACGACGCGCGCGCCGACGCGTCCTTCCGGCTCGACGCGCACGGGCACGGCGACGCCGCCGTCTCGCTCTGGCTCGACTCGATCGACGCGCGCGGCCCCGTCGAGCGCGCGCTCGCGGGCGCGGCCGCGCGCTGCGCGGGCTACCTCGTCACCGAGTCCGTCCCGCTCGCGCCGGCGGCGGGCGTCGCGCCCGGCGCGCGCATCCCGGGCGTCGCGCTCGTCACGAGCTTCGACAAGCCGGCCGCGCTCGACGACGACGCCTTCTACGCGCGCTGGCACGGCTCGCACACGCCGCTCTCGCTCGAGATCCACCCGCTCCTCCACTACGTCCGCAACGCCGTCGTCCGCCCGCTCACGCCGGGCGCGCCGCCGCTCCGCGCGATCGTCTCCGAGGCCGTCGCCTCGGTCGACGTCATCGCCGACCCCGCGGTCTTCTACGGCAGCGAAGAGGGCCGCGCGCGCGCCGTCGCCGACCTCCGCACCTTCGTCGACTTCCGCTCGCTCGCGACGGCGCTCATGAGCGAGTACGTCCTCGTCGCCTAG
- a CDS encoding VOC family protein, translating to MSEEPVVRLGPISHVGIAVEDCEKAAAWWERVLGVGPFTTSEYVLDAASHFELDGVPAKARMKAAIAYSGKVFVELVEVLEGESPHTRFLRAHGEGLQHVAFAVEDIQRVVADLAKEGLRPILQYQFEHAPKEDPKRRRYRVQEVYLNTADVPGAGGTTVQLIEITPL from the coding sequence ATGTCCGAAGAGCCCGTCGTCCGCCTCGGCCCGATCTCCCACGTCGGCATCGCGGTCGAGGACTGCGAGAAGGCCGCCGCGTGGTGGGAGCGCGTGCTCGGCGTCGGCCCCTTCACGACGAGCGAGTACGTGCTCGACGCCGCCTCGCACTTCGAGCTCGACGGCGTGCCCGCGAAGGCGCGCATGAAGGCCGCGATCGCCTACTCGGGCAAGGTCTTCGTCGAGCTCGTCGAGGTGCTCGAAGGCGAGTCGCCGCACACGCGCTTCCTGCGCGCGCACGGCGAAGGCCTGCAGCACGTCGCGTTCGCCGTCGAGGACATCCAGCGCGTGGTCGCCGACCTCGCGAAGGAGGGCCTGCGCCCCATCCTCCAGTACCAGTTCGAGCACGCGCCGAAGGAGGACCCGAAGCGACGCCGGTACCGCGTCCAGGAGGTCTACCTCAACACGGCCGACGTCCCGGGCGCGGGCGGCACGACGGTGCAGCTGATCGAGATCACGCCGCTGTGA